From Sebaldella sp. S0638:
TTACTATTTTTTTCTCTTAAATATTATATAGCAATTAATTGTAATAATTTACTTAATTTTATGTCTTCGCATAATATCCAATCTTTTTTCGAAAGTCATCATTTACTACATTTCCAAACCTATATTTATCCACTCATCTACTACATCCCAAAAATTTATATTATAATCCGGCTGATCATCATGAAACCATAAAACACCTTTATCAATACCTGAATTTTCTAAATCTACCGCAACACAATCTCCAGATCCATTTTCAAAAAATCCGAAAGTACAAGCTAGGTCTATTTGAAGCGGTTCCTCTAATTCATCCAGTATCCCCCACTCATAATCTTCAAGTAAAATAACATCTTCCAACGGCATTAATCCCATTGAAATGCTCGAATAATGATAAAATCCATTATGTATTTCTTCGTAAAATCTTTTTAATTTATCTGGAACTAATTCCCATTTTTCATTTAATTTTATATTCTCAAATTTTTCTTTTGGAAATTTACCTTCATAATAGTTTATTTCCCCACTTAAACTTTTTATAGTGTACAAAACTGAATATTCTTCTCTTGATTTGATAATTTCAGCTTTAACTAAATTATCTTCCAAATGGGAAATTGTATTATTCATATTATGTCCTATTTTTTCTTTCCAGAAGCTAATAATTTCTTTATTTATAGTTTCATCATTTTTAGAATTAAAAATCTTTTTCCATTGATCTGGCAAAAAACTTAAATTAATATTTAGAAATTTATCATAATTTACTATTTCTACATCACTTCTATATTGTTTCAGATAGTCTGACTTTTCTATCATTGCTCACTCCCTATTTTATTATAATTTTATTTCATATCAATAAAAGCTTTATCGTATAATTCTTTGCTCTCAATATATCTGGCAGTTTCTTCATAAAACTTTATTTCCCCTTTCTCTCTTTTAAAAATAAAGCCGCTTAAATCGTATTCAAAAAATACAAAATCTTCATCAGTAAACATTCTATAATTCTTTTACTTTTTAAATTTTCTGAAATATCTTCAAAAACTTCACTTATATAATATAGATCTTCTTTATTGCAGTTATTCAAATAATTAATTGTTTTATTTTCATTTTCAGAAAGTATTTCAGTAATTTCTTTCCAGCATTTTTCTATTCCAAAGTCATAATTTACACATTACAAATTTCTATAAAATTTCAAATTATTATCAATAATTTTTTTTGATAAAACATTAAATAAAACATCACTTTGTAAGTATAACACACTTTATATTAACTTAAAATATATTTTTGCTCAGATATATTAATATAAACTAATATGAAATTTAAACCTACAAAACATTATAAATTTTATAAGAAAAAACACTAAACCCTAACATCCCCACCAAAAATAACCCCAAAACAAAAAACAGACACGCCCCACGCGTGCCTGTTTCCCAAAAGCTAATCTTCTACTCGCCGAAATTATTATAAAACAATCTTTTTATTTCAACCATTGCCTCTTCCTCATCTTCTCCCTCAATGACTATTTTTATCCTGCTTCCCTTACTTGCCCCTAATTTCAAAAGAGATAAAATTCTCTTTGCATTTGCTGTTTTATCTCCGTTATACAACATAATTTCTGATTTAAATTTTACTGCTGTATTTACCAGCTTTCCCGCCGGTCTGGAATGCAGCCCTGATATATTGTTAACTGTCAGCTCTATTTCCATTTTTTCCTCCTCTGTAAGTATCCGGTTTTTTGTTTTTTTTCCATAATAATAAACTTATAAAAAGGGCAAACAGACTAATTATAATACTTCCCGAAATATAACCTATAATCAGAAGCAGAAAACTCAGAATAACCAATACTCTTTGTTCGAACTTTGTCACTTTATTCCTCCATATTATAATTTAATTTTCTATTATCACTCAAATCAATGTGTTCTGTAAGTCTCAAAAGTTTTGCCTGAATATTTACATATGCCTCATACTCTATTCTTTCCAGTACATCATATGCTGCTTTTAGCCCGCCCTTATCTGCAAGTATAAGCCCGTGTTTATTCAAAAGTGCTGCTATCGGATGCTTTTCCAGCTCGTCTTTTCTTTTCTCCATATAATCCTTTACCGTCTTTGCGAGTTCCTCAGTAGTAGCTGTAGAAAACGGAAGTGTCTCTACTTTCCCCAGTTTCACCGTATTCTCACAAAGATGTTCTATTTCCAGCCCGAGACATGCGAAAACCATTGCTTCTTTCGGATGAGCATGTATTACTGATTTTACTGCATCAGATACCTCATACACAGCCATATGCATATTTATTTCCCTTGTTACTTTTCCTCTCCCTTCTATTATATTAAGGTCTTTATCTACCACAAGAATATCCTCAGGCTCAAGTTTGCAAAGCTTCTGCTGCGCCATTAACGTAGGAGTCATAATAAAGTGATCTTTATTCATTCTTTCACTGAGATTCCCCCCCGCTGCATTTGTCAGATCCCTGTCAAACATTACCTTTACTACTTCGCACATCTCTTCTCTTTCTTTTTGATATAACATTTTATTCCTCCTCTGTTATTTTAGTTTTTTTATTTTTATTTCTTTTAAAAACTCTTTTACTTCCTTATTGTCAAATCCCGAACTCATCCCGCTCGCTACTTTTGAAGCGCTTATTGCCGTGGCAGATTTCACAGCCTCAAGCAGATCGCCGTCTTTAGCAATTCCTGCTACTACTCCCCCAACGAATGAATCTCCTGCTCCTGTATCATTTACTTCTTTTATTTTAGGCGGGTATATTCTGTAAATTTCCCTGTTTTCCATTGCAAGCATACTTCCGTCTTTTCCCAGAGACAACAAAACATTTTTCACACCCGAATCCAAAAGTTTTTCCATATGCGGGATATACTCATTTTCATCATTTATTCCAGTCTTTGATATAAATTCTTCAAATTCATCCTTGTTAGGCTTTATCAAAAAAGGGTTTTCGTTTATTGCTGTT
This genomic window contains:
- a CDS encoding class II aldolase/adducin family protein, whose protein sequence is MLYQKEREEMCEVVKVMFDRDLTNAAGGNLSERMNKDHFIMTPTLMAQQKLCKLEPEDILVVDKDLNIIEGRGKVTREINMHMAVYEVSDAVKSVIHAHPKEAMVFACLGLEIEHLCENTVKLGKVETLPFSTATTEELAKTVKDYMEKRKDELEKHPIAALLNKHGLILADKGGLKAAYDVLERIEYEAYVNIQAKLLRLTEHIDLSDNRKLNYNMEE
- a CDS encoding SMI1/KNR4 family protein, which encodes MIEKSDYLKQYRSDVEIVNYDKFLNINLSFLPDQWKKIFNSKNDETINKEIISFWKEKIGHNMNNTISHLEDNLVKAEIIKSREEYSVLYTIKSLSGEINYYEGKFPKEKFENIKLNEKWELVPDKLKRFYEEIHNGFYHYSSISMGLMPLEDVILLEDYEWGILDELEEPLQIDLACTFGFFENGSGDCVAVDLENSGIDKGVLWFHDDQPDYNINFWDVVDEWINIGLEM
- a CDS encoding HPr family phosphocarrier protein → MEIELTVNNISGLHSRPAGKLVNTAVKFKSEIMLYNGDKTANAKRILSLLKLGASKGSRIKIVIEGEDEEEAMVEIKRLFYNNFGE